Sequence from the Rutidosis leptorrhynchoides isolate AG116_Rl617_1_P2 chromosome 3, CSIRO_AGI_Rlap_v1, whole genome shotgun sequence genome:
AGTCTTACTAACTTATTACAATCAAAAATGTAAAGGTAGACTAGGTTAGTAAGACTTATAAATTCATCTGGGCATTTCCATAGAACCTCTAACTTATCTAGTCCTGCCAACCTCAAGTCTTTTACTTcccttaaaaacttttcatttgcaTTCCCTTCCCAATCACATGTATCCACTACACATGTAACATTCTTACAGCTCCTTAAATTAATATATTCTACATTATTGAAACCTTCTTGATCTAGGTCCGGTATGATGTTATTCAAGTTTTCAATGTCACTTAGAGTTATATCAGGACGACTTATCTCAATTAGCTTTTTCATCCATTTAAAGAATGGAAGCACAATATACTCCATGTTCAAAGCTAGATGACGTTGTGAAGTCCAAATGTAGTCAAAACTAATCAGATTATCAGCCCTTCCGATTTTAATTGCAAATGCTTTGAGTTTATCAAAATTAAAACCTTCAGGAATGTCATGGGGGCTTGGCACTTTTAACTCCAAACAGGTGAGCTTCGATAAACAGTTCACCGCAGCAACACACTCGTGAACTTCTTTGCAATGGACCGTGAAGCGAATGCGTAACTCTTCCAGCCTCCTGAGCTTTGAAATGACATCCGGTGGTATATAAGATAGCCTTTCACAACGTTCAACTTCAAGCCGCCTTAAGTTAACCAATTGACCAATACATTCAGGAACTTCTTCGATTCCAGTATCATTGAGAATTAAAATCTCAAGGCCTTTCAACTCACCTATTATACTAATTTCATATATACATCTATTTCCCTCAAGATTGAGCATGCGAAGTTGTGAGAGCCTAGCTAATGACTGTGGGAGGGATGAGATCTCATTATAAGCCAAATCTAAAACTCTGGCGTTTTTTAATCCTTCAATAAATTCTTCAGAAATCGAAATCAGTTGATTCCACTGAAAATTGGCAGCTTCAAGATGTGGGAAGCTAATATGATCTTCAGGAAGCTTACTTATTCTATTGTCCATCAATGACATAGCCGTGTGACTTTGTTGGAGGTTGTTTCTTGGCAACCATTTGGTCAAACCTTCCCCAGCCATCACCAGAAAATGATTTGTACTACCTTCATTTGCAATTAATAATGCCATATCACGGCAAACATCATGCATTCTGATGTAGCATTCTGAATAATCACCCTCCATATCTGCATCCAACAACAAACCATAAGACTTGAGGATATTCACTGCATCTTGAACAGTGCTTCTCACATCCTCTATGCTTTCAATCTCCTTAGACTTTACCAAACCTACCCTGTAAAGTACCAAGTCTTCCACCAAGATCTCATAGTCTTCTGGAAACAAACTACACTGTAAGAAGCACCATTGGGCTTCATTTTTAAGATAATCATAGCTTAGCTTCAAACGATCATATACCGTTGCTATTGTTGCGTCGACATCTTTGTTTTTTAAAGCATTTTTCTGTAACTGAGTTAAAGTTGCCTTCCATGAACTGATATCTTTGTTTTTTAACGTTTTCCCAATCACGTTAATGACCAGTGGCAATCCACCACATTCTTTAGCGACATCCCTTGCAACTGAAGTCAAATGGGTGTCGGTCTCCAGTTTGTCACCAACAACATGTTTGAAAAGAATCCATGCCTCTTCTTGTGGCAAAGTGTTCACACATATTACACTCTGAGCATTCATATTCTCACACACATGTTTGCTTCTAGATGTCAATAAAATTTTGCAGTTCATGTGTAGAATACCACACGGAATGCACAATTCATCTAAATTCAATTCCTCCCACACATCATCTAATATGATTAGAATCTTGTCACCGTTCATAATTCGCTTGCTTGCATTTTCAGTATCCTTTTTAATCTTTTCAACATCAAATTGTTTAGAGATAGTTGTAAATGTAACATCAGCAAACATATTCTTTACCATTAAAGCAACTTCCTTGGCCAATGTAGTTTTTCCTACACCTCCTACACCATAGACTCCGATAACTTGTTTGCTATCATCTTCCAAAGCCTTAATGATATTGTCCAAAACTGAATTATGGGTCATAATATCAACAAGATTCTTGTTTTGGTAGCAGTCAAGTATACCAGGTGCAGGAGCATCCAAAGAAACACAACTTTCATAAATCGTGCCTCGTGCTTTGAGCTCCATTAGAGGATCAGTCTGTGCTGCCTTCTTACCGTAACGATGAAGAGTGCTCCAATTACCACACAATCCAATTCCAAAGCATGTCTTCTTTGCATTAGCTTCTTCTGTAATAAATTCTTCGGCTTTCGATATTTCTAATTCAGCATTGTTGACCCAGTCTTCCACACCATGCACCAAATTATCTCCTTTATTTTTAGCTAATTCTATTTTTTGTTGAATCCTCCCTTTCATATCTTTGAGGTTTTGAACTTCACTTTTGAACTTTTCAACAAGTTGTTTGCAATTCCACATGTAACCAATCTCCTTCTTGGCGACAACAAACAACGACTCTACTACTTTGTCAGCCACTGAAGTAACGACCCCCTCTGCCATTTCAattatcttcttttttttttctagCAAGCAGAAGAAATTTATAAGAAAATTACAATGAACCAATAATAAGTGAGTGGCATGTGAGATTTATTATTGTATACTACACCTCTTAAAATAATTGATGGTTTGGAAAGGTTAATgattgttggtgcatgaatccccagccgtagtttATTGTTTACGTTTAatacattcggttatgtaataatgacTATTCGTGACTATTGATTACCGTGGTGATTGTGCGTACTTAATtcattaaataatcaatatgttaatCTGCagtacagtcgaccgagtgtgtatagacactcgaccgactgtgataGACAGACGACCGAGTGTCcacagacactcgaccgagtgtgtctgtgtaCACTATATAAACGAGTTTTGCCTTCCATTGTGACGTTACTCGTCCCATTTACCCTAATCAACTGTGTTTCGTCTCTGTCGATTCCCTACACCTAATACCACCGAAATACTTCGTCTAGGgtcgatctaatctaggttttgTGTTAGGTTTGACCAAATCGATCCCAAAACGATCCGTATCTCGATTTAACCCTTTTCTATTGTATTCCGCCTATAGTTAAGTgttcaagcgacctaagatccatagaaatttcgtctacaaagtggtatcagagctggagtctctggTTTCGCTTGATTTAATCGATTTTTGGGTCAAAAATTGGTGTTTTGGTGTTTTTGGGTTTTTAGTCATTAATCTGTGTTTCCACGTTAAGGTTAGAGTTTTTATTGTCAAAAAGTGCTTCTGGTGTGTTTAGAGCACCAGGAGTCGCTTGATTTTTTCGGCGTTATCGCAATTTAACGGTGGGGACGGTGGTTGCAACCACTCCCCGCCACCGTTAAACCACCGTTAAAGGTGGGCAACGGTGGCCACCGTGACCTGGGCAACGTTGAG
This genomic interval carries:
- the LOC139902465 gene encoding disease resistance protein At4g27190-like, producing MAEGVVTSVADKVVESLFVVAKKEIGYMWNCKQLVEKFKSEVQNLKDMKGRIQQKIELAKNKGDNLVHGVEDWVNNAELEISKAEEFITEEANAKKTCFGIGLCGNWSTLHRYGKKAAQTDPLMELKARGTIYESCVSLDAPAPGILDCYQNKNLVDIMTHNSVLDNIIKALEDDSKQVIGVYGVGGVGKTTLAKEVALMVKNMFADVTFTTISKQFDVEKIKKDTENASKRIMNGDKILIILDDVWEELNLDELCIPCGILHMNCKILLTSRSKHVCENMNAQSVICVNTLPQEEAWILFKHVVGDKLETDTHLTSVARDVAKECGGLPLVINVIGKTLKNKDISSWKATLTQLQKNALKNKDVDATIATVYDRLKLSYDYLKNEAQWCFLQCSLFPEDYEILVEDLVLYRVGLVKSKEIESIEDVRSTVQDAVNILKSYGLLLDADMEGDYSECYIRMHDVCRDMALLIANEGSTNHFLVMAGEGLTKWLPRNNLQQSHTAMSLMDNRISKLPEDHISFPHLEAANFQWNQLISISEEFIEGLKNARVLDLAYNEISSLPQSLARLSQLRMLNLEGNRCIYEISIIGELKGLEILILNDTGIEEVPECIGQLVNLRRLEVERCERLSYIPPDVISKLRRLEELRIRFTVHCKEVHECVAAVNCLSKLTCLELKVPSPHDIPEGFNFDKLKAFAIKIGRADNLISFDYIWTSQRHLALNMEYIVLPFFKWMKKLIEISRPDITLSDIENLNNIIPDLDQEGFNNVEYINLRSCKNVTCVVDTCDWEGNANEKFLREVKDLRLAGLDKLEVLWKCPDEFISLTNLVYLYIFDCNKLVRLFPLSVAKGLVSLKEVRIEYCENLEEVIWGETETDELIVFPCLTTIHLDSLNELKSFYSCSCSIKYPSLVKVSPVYCPNMEMWGHGSHETPKLKFVNDVPLDGRYSINDAVVKVSMAQKAYQELKNKTRR